The following coding sequences are from one Argopecten irradians isolate NY unplaced genomic scaffold, Ai_NY scaffold_0126, whole genome shotgun sequence window:
- the LOC138311815 gene encoding LIM domain-containing protein 1-like: MDLNYNLNANLNNSGGYNIMPSQQTTAGTSVWIGSYPSQQHLQQLSAQMANVNVADTGTNYLDAYMALSQQNGLGVPAHTPNTDFYVTSVQQAPPGGINTSLTNNTNVADIQAATRLANQPLSPTLDLEMAQVQMMSTEQQIALLTELQRKNMAAGLIPPQHPPPPYSNNHQQQFPKQYVVTSTISPGPLSPSSTSSGSAPQTPTSERSGVTMAVKSSSPESTGSNLHQRSFTISETSSTTSSTSVPGSPTCGMSSFNDDVIDSPRMMRSPSAPENPSKSTHAPIRSKSLKYDVKFPQDKCHKCLKKVYKVESVGPVKGAVYHNTCFTCKTCKTKLTLKNYYLNQNDKFDVSVYCKSHQPTIADTGGHLDTNSILIKGAMSVPKLDKVNEQIKVNKNTKYHMDANSLDISHARNVPATDLQTGNKVKAKSWKKKDRTLDVVPPRDVIRHSDVVPEYDKEEYEHALVEQQPDYRGARF; this comes from the coding sequence ATGGACCTTAATTATAATCTGAACGCAAATCTAAACAATTCTGGTGGCTACAATATAATGCCATCCCAACAGACCACTGCTGGCACGTCCGTATGGATAGGGAGCTACCCTTCACAGCAGCATCTGCAGCAGCTATCGGCACAGATGGCCAATGTGAACGTTGCTGACACAGGAACGAACTATTTGGATGCTTATATGGCTCTGTCACAACAGAATGGTCTAGGTGTGCCTGCTCACACACCCAATACCGACTTTTATGTTACATCTGTTCAGCAGGCACCGCCGGGTGGAATTAATACTTCATTGACCAACAATACAAATGTTGCTGATATACAGGCAGCCACAAGACTTGCCAACCAACCACTGTCGCCAACGTTGGATTTAGAGATGGCAcaagttcaaatgatgagtacgGAACAGCAGATTGCACTTCTAACCGAGTTACAACGTAAAAATATGGCAGCTGGTCTGATTCCGCCACAACATCCACCACCGCCGTATTCGAACAACCACCAACAACAGTTCCCAAAGCAATATGTCGTGACAAGCACAATCAGCCCTGGGCCATTGTCACCTTCTTCCACGAGTTCTGGGTCGGCACCACAGACCCCTACCTCGGAAAGATCCGGAGTGACCATGGCTGTCAAGTCGAGTTCTCCCGAGAGTACCGGAAGTAACCTTCATCAAAGATCCTTTACAATTTCCGAAACGAGTAGTACGACGTCATCAACATCTGTGCCAGGTTCACCAACTTGTGGTATGTCATCTtttaatgatgacgtcatagattcTCCAAGAATGATGAGGTCACCGTCAGCTCCGGAAAATCCGTCAAAATCTACACATGCTCCGATTCGGTCAAAATCGCTAAAATATGATGTTAAGTTTCCGCAGGACAAGTGTCACAAATGTTTAAAGAAGGTCTATAAAGTGGAAAGCGTTGGACCTGTGAAAGGTGCAGTGTACCATAACACATGTTTTACTTGTAAAAcctgtaaaacaaaattaacacttaaaaattattaccttaaccaaaatgacaaatttgacGTTTCTGTATATTGCAAATCCCACCAACCGACCATCGCCGATACGGGAGGCCATCTTGATACTAACTCTATTCTTATCAAGGGAGCCATGAGTGTACCGAAACTGGACAAAGTTAATGAACAAATCAAGGTCAACaagaatacaaaatatcacatggACGCGAATTCTTTGGATATTTCACACGCGCGAAATGTTCCCGCGACGGATTTACAGACTGGTAATAAGGTGAAGGCCAAATCATGGAAGAAAAAGGACAGAACTTTGGATGTAGTCCCTCCACGTGACGTTATACGTCATAGTGACGTAGTTCCAGAGTATGATAAAGAAGAATACGAGCACGCACTCGTGGAGCAACAGCCGGATTATCGTGGTGCACGTTTCTAA